A region of Pseudoalteromonas aliena SW19 DNA encodes the following proteins:
- a CDS encoding GGDEF domain-containing protein, translating into MRFNPFTSHRLLTNAIISLFLSAVFLSAYLGELKTYADIQWLDIMGEGGIVLMTLVWISVLLISRPPSKVTTYLVIGVGLFMFSATLDLLDEWLMHPAHQWLSWIESLPAPLGMLLTSVGLYYWHQEQYVLNRQLRRREVHLREHDKVCSVTGLYKAQYLDSVINEQLISTQPFWLGAIDIRDFSHFNNEFGFSEGDRLLREISELLLMNCRLSDVVCRYAGDCFMVLMPATTEQQAKELMAQIKGALKYCAFKVEASKKARFQHVTTALIQGNVRNNTRTLTSQLHSQLQQKKYQQKVAQRAYLC; encoded by the coding sequence ATGCGATTTAATCCCTTTACCAGTCACCGACTATTAACAAACGCCATCATTAGCCTATTTTTAAGTGCTGTGTTTTTAAGTGCTTATTTAGGTGAACTTAAAACATATGCTGATATTCAATGGCTCGATATTATGGGGGAGGGCGGCATTGTATTAATGACTCTTGTTTGGATCTCCGTGTTATTAATATCTAGGCCCCCCAGTAAAGTAACAACTTACTTGGTGATTGGTGTCGGGCTATTTATGTTTTCAGCCACGCTCGATTTACTTGATGAGTGGTTAATGCATCCTGCGCATCAATGGCTAAGTTGGATTGAATCACTGCCCGCGCCGCTAGGCATGCTATTAACGAGTGTAGGTTTGTATTACTGGCACCAAGAGCAATATGTATTAAATCGTCAGTTACGCCGTCGCGAAGTGCATTTACGTGAGCACGACAAAGTATGCTCAGTCACAGGCCTTTATAAAGCGCAGTATTTAGATTCAGTAATTAACGAGCAATTAATTAGCACGCAGCCGTTTTGGTTAGGAGCTATTGATATACGTGATTTCTCGCACTTTAATAATGAATTTGGTTTTAGTGAGGGTGACAGGTTACTGCGTGAAATAAGTGAGTTATTACTTATGAATTGCCGATTAAGTGATGTGGTGTGCCGTTATGCGGGAGATTGTTTTATGGTGCTAATGCCTGCGACCACAGAGCAACAAGCAAAAGAGTTGATGGCGCAAATTAAAGGAGCACTAAAGTACTGCGCATTTAAAGTTGAGGCGTCAAAAAAAGCAAGGTTTCAGCATGTAACGACAGCTTTAATACAAGGAAATGTACGCAATAACACGCGGACATTAACAAGCCAGTTGCACAGCCAATTACAGCAAAAAAAGTATCAACAAAAAGTAGCGCAACGTGCATACCTTTGTTAA
- a CDS encoding histone deacetylase family protein, with translation MILNPHLPLVYHPNYSFSFDPKHRFAMSKFAHLYEHVAELGLIGNNLVEPILGKPGPLELVHCDNYIQDLWHNRLNEKTMRRIGLPWSQELMNRTFTAPQGTLQTARLALQHGIACHLAGGTHHAHHDFGSGFCMVNDLAFTAETLIKSGEVTNVLIFDLDVHQGDGTAAMLQHQPYAYTCSIHCEKNFPFRKSPSDLDIGLADNMKDDEYLAIVDDTLSYLLKELNPSLVLYDAGVDIWQDDGLGKLDISWDGIVKRDHLVLKRCLEHNTPVATVIGGGYDRDHLRLAKRHAIIVEQAARF, from the coding sequence ATGATCTTAAATCCACATTTACCTTTAGTGTATCACCCCAATTACTCGTTTAGTTTTGATCCAAAACACCGCTTTGCAATGAGTAAGTTTGCACATTTATATGAGCATGTTGCAGAGCTTGGCTTAATTGGCAATAATCTAGTTGAGCCAATATTAGGCAAGCCAGGGCCACTTGAACTTGTGCATTGCGATAACTACATTCAAGATCTATGGCACAACCGCTTAAATGAAAAAACCATGCGTCGCATTGGCTTACCTTGGTCCCAAGAGTTAATGAATCGTACATTTACAGCCCCGCAAGGTACGCTGCAAACGGCTCGCTTAGCACTTCAACACGGCATAGCGTGTCACTTAGCTGGTGGCACACATCACGCACATCATGACTTTGGTTCAGGTTTTTGCATGGTTAATGATTTAGCCTTTACTGCCGAGACGTTAATAAAAAGTGGCGAAGTGACTAATGTGCTTATTTTTGATTTAGATGTGCACCAAGGCGACGGCACAGCTGCAATGTTACAGCATCAACCCTATGCTTATACTTGTTCTATTCATTGTGAAAAAAACTTCCCCTTTAGAAAGTCCCCTAGTGATTTGGATATTGGCTTGGCCGACAATATGAAAGACGACGAATACCTCGCCATAGTAGACGACACCTTAAGTTATTTACTTAAAGAACTAAACCCAAGCTTAGTGCTTTACGACGCAGGCGTTGATATATGGCAAGACGATGGGCTAGGTAAATTAGATATCAGTTGGGATGGAATAGTCAAACGCGATCACTTAGTGCTTAAACGCTGCCTTGAGCACAACACGCCAGTAGCCACTGTGATTGGCGGCGGTTATGATAGAGATCACCTTCGTCTTGCTAAACGCCACGCAATTATAGTTGAGCAAGCCGCTCGCTTTTAA
- a CDS encoding TlpA family protein disulfide reductase, with protein MTQLLTAISLFLLSFTLYAQDQNTDEAYPQLPTLNLQMADGSIINTHDLVGQPYVLHFWATWCPYCKKLQPALQKINDMGLKVIAVSFKEDDDATPAKALSNRGYTFKTAVKADAIAAQLSIRGTPTTLFIDKKGSVVWLTNTSNPEDANLHLNARTLLHSINVKTK; from the coding sequence ATGACACAACTACTTACTGCTATCTCACTCTTTTTATTAAGCTTTACTCTATATGCGCAAGATCAAAACACAGATGAAGCGTATCCTCAATTGCCTACATTAAATTTACAAATGGCAGATGGCTCTATCATTAATACTCATGACTTAGTGGGCCAGCCTTATGTTTTGCATTTTTGGGCGACTTGGTGCCCATACTGTAAAAAGCTGCAACCCGCGCTTCAAAAAATAAACGACATGGGCTTAAAAGTTATTGCCGTGAGCTTTAAAGAAGATGACGATGCCACTCCCGCTAAAGCACTTTCAAACAGAGGGTATACTTTTAAAACAGCAGTAAAAGCGGACGCAATTGCAGCGCAATTAAGTATACGAGGTACACCGACTACCTTATTTATTGATAAAAAAGGCAGCGTTGTTTGGCTTACTAACACTTCAAACCCAGAAGATGCAAACCTGCATTTAAATGCACGCACCTTACTGCATTCTATTAATGTAAAAACAAAGTAG
- a CDS encoding AraC family transcriptional regulator, with product MHTFVNQNDKYLSAQGLITTIVELAQNRGIDLHKLLRGTGIFEQDLLNFQHAFSISQQVRLLAQFKSLMKSTDSGFLLGSQLINDTRAEAQTLMYSANLAQVLKQLSLLRMQLAPLLFSQTYIKNNNFYIYIQPAHGLDEDLYHYVLEIYSTAFYSLLKRVSTSYPHCQFDFAFKRPRHIQEYEHNLGLKVSFDKPCTRWVLNKTMLRARNPHASQLRFMQAQSQLHNKNVVSMTFIEAVCRYLYAYPSVNLEFTAKHFAMSPATFKRKLKLNGVRFSTLIDAQNKHKAIYLLTLCAKRNEQVAEQLAFYDIPNFRRAFKRWTGLTPSQLKTQ from the coding sequence GTGCATACCTTTGTTAATCAAAATGATAAGTACTTAAGCGCACAAGGGCTTATCACAACAATTGTAGAACTGGCACAGAACCGAGGGATTGATTTACATAAACTGTTGCGGGGGACTGGTATTTTTGAGCAAGATTTACTTAATTTTCAGCATGCATTTAGTATCTCTCAGCAGGTGCGTTTATTAGCACAATTTAAGTCATTGATGAAAAGTACCGACAGTGGCTTTTTACTCGGTAGCCAGCTAATTAACGACACACGAGCTGAAGCACAAACCCTTATGTACAGCGCTAATTTAGCTCAAGTATTAAAGCAGTTATCGCTTTTAAGAATGCAGCTAGCGCCTTTGTTATTTAGTCAAACGTATATTAAAAACAATAATTTTTATATTTATATTCAGCCCGCGCACGGGCTCGACGAAGATTTATACCATTATGTTTTAGAGATATACAGCACCGCATTTTATAGTTTACTTAAACGAGTAAGCACAAGTTATCCCCATTGCCAGTTTGACTTTGCGTTTAAGCGCCCTCGCCATATTCAAGAATACGAACATAATTTGGGACTCAAGGTTAGTTTTGATAAGCCATGTACACGCTGGGTATTAAATAAAACTATGTTACGGGCCAGAAATCCGCATGCTAGTCAATTACGCTTTATGCAAGCTCAGTCGCAGTTACATAACAAAAATGTAGTTAGCATGACTTTTATTGAAGCGGTCTGTCGGTACTTATATGCCTATCCAAGTGTCAATTTAGAGTTTACTGCCAAACATTTTGCAATGAGCCCAGCAACATTTAAGCGCAAACTTAAACTCAATGGTGTACGCTTTTCAACGTTAATTGATGCTCAAAATAAGCATAAAGCGATTTATTTACTTACCTTATGTGCTAAACGAAATGAACAAGTCGCTGAGCAGTTGGCTTTTTATGATATACCTAACTTTCGGCGTGCATTTAAACGTTGGACAGGTTTAACTCCGAGCCAGTTAAAAACGCAGTAA